In Runella sp. SP2, the genomic window ATATCATATGATGAGAATAGTGTAGATTTCTATGCAAGTTATATTCACAAGCAGGATGTTAGCAAAAAGGCATTGAAATCCGGCGTCTCAACAAGCGTGTTCAAAGGTAAAGTAAGAAGAAAACAATCGACTGTTGAAATTATCTTAGAGGAAAAAACATTTACTAATTCTAAGAAAGGGTTCGCTGAGGATTCTTTTCCCATTGCCAATTTCATTTTAATTAACTTTAGTGTAGACGATGTCGGATTGAAAAATAAAAATGAAGCTTTTTTTTCCGGTATAATTACGGGTTTGAGTGACCTCAATTGTAACCCTGTCAGTTTCAGATGTTTTTTATTAAGAAAAAGGGGTAAGCATGACAAAAAGAATGTAACACAGAAAGAGACAACGATAAACTTTAGTGACAAGGAAAATGTAAACTCAAAAAGAATTCTTGATTATTTTAGAAATCATCTTGATGAATCACAGATAAAAGCAGCTCCCCTTCCAAAACTAACAACTTTTGAAAAATTCAGTAATATACATTCATTGATTAAAAATGGAGGAAGTATTAAAATTGAAAATTCAATAGTTAATGGTGGGGTTATTTTTCGAATACTGTGTTTTCTAACATCCGATATAATAATTGCTGATGCTATATTTGAAAGTGATTCTATTGATGAAGCTTTATCCAATATGGACAAGTGGTTATCCAATAACAACCGAGAGTAGTTATTCAGGCTCGTATTTCTGCTGTGGGCTTTCAACTTTATAGTTATGATTGGTCAGGAAAGCTTCCATGAGATGAAGGTGTTCTACTTTAAGTCTAATTTCTTTCCCTTCATGCCAATAAAAATATTCTTTTTGACCGTCCTTTTCAATGTGTTCCCACACTCCATGACGTTTACCATTTTTCCAAACACCACTGAACATAGGCTGTCCATTTTCATACCAACCCTTCATCGGGCCGTGTAGACGTTCAGTATTAAATGATGTTTCAGTTCTTATCTGGTTGTTATCGTAATATAATTTTTCTACAAATAGTTCTTCTTCATTTTCAGACATTAATCACTTCCTTTCATATTTGATCCCCATAATAACAAAGGCTCATTAAGCTGTCAAATAATACTACAACATAAATTATGAAAATTATTTGTCTGGAGGAGGAGGCTTTTTATGCCTTAATTGAACAGGTCGTCGCCCGTTTAAAACAAGTTCATGGCGAAGACAAGGAAAAATGGATTTCCGATGAACAAGCCATGCAGCTATTGAACATCAAGTCAAAAACGACGCTGCAAAAACTGCGGGACGAAGGAAAAATACGCTTCTCGCAACCTCAAAAGAAAATCATCCTTTACGACCGGGATTCCATTGACACGTATTTACAGCAACACGCCCGTAACACCTTTTAATCATGGAAGAACAAAATACCACCGTTCCGTCCGAGTACCAAAAACGTTTTAATGAAGGCTATACCATCGCTAAACACATGCCTGAACTGGCGCGGCAGCTTACGGAGGCGATGAAAGATCATACACCTGGCAACGGCTTTCAGGACGGACACCGGCAGTTCTTAAGCGAACAGGCCAAAGACAAACGT contains:
- a CDS encoding toxin-antitoxin system YwqK family antitoxin, with translation MSENEEELFVEKLYYDNNQIRTETSFNTERLHGPMKGWYENGQPMFSGVWKNGKRHGVWEHIEKDGQKEYFYWHEGKEIRLKVEHLHLMEAFLTNHNYKVESPQQKYEPE
- a CDS encoding helix-turn-helix domain-containing protein; translation: MKIICLEEEAFYALIEQVVARLKQVHGEDKEKWISDEQAMQLLNIKSKTTLQKLRDEGKIRFSQPQKKIILYDRDSIDTYLQQHARNTF